The Bifidobacterium coryneforme genome segment GGTCCCTGTCGATGGGCTTCAGGCACCGGGTGCACTCCGCTTGGAGGGGGGCGCTGACATGGGCGGTGAAGATCAACCCGTCCACCATGGATTCGAAGGATCCGGTGACGTGCACCGGGTCACCCTCCTTGATGCCCACCACCTTGTCGCCGATGCCGGTAGGGGCGGGAAAATCCTGGTCGATCTGCTTGCTGCGCCCGGCCCTGGCGGCCACCTGGGCCACCGAAACGGCCCAGGGCGAATCCTCGGGTCTGCTCATCCCTTGCTTCCTTTTCCTATGCTCCGACGTGGCTCGCCGGGTCTCTTCCATGGCCTGGCCGGTATGCGGCCCTTGGCCCACGGTCCCTACTGCTGGTCGGGGTTCCCGCCCATGGTACGCGCGGCATCCTGCTCACGCTCGTGGAGAACCTCCAGCCCAACCCGCACATCCTGGCTGACCCTGTCGAGTTGGGTGCCGAGCTCCTGCATGACCTGGGAGGCGTACCCGTTGGCCCCCTGGACCAGCTTGTCCGCCTGGGCCTGGGCCTGGTCGATGATGACCTGGGCCTTCTGCTGGGCTATGGCCACCACGTTCTCCTGGCCGGCAAGGAACTGGGCCTGTTCCCCGGCCTCCTTGATGATCTCGGACGAACGGCTCTGAGCCGCCGAGATGGTGGCGTTGGCCTGGGTCTGCGCCGAATTCAGACGGCGCTCTGCCTCCCTCATCAGGGCGGAGGCCCGCTCCAACTGGACCGGGAGCATCTTCTTGAGCTCGTTCAGGTCATTGACGAGCTCCTCCCTGTCCACCTTGACCATGCCCGGGGTGAGCAGGGGGGCCTTTGCCTCGTCCAGCATGATCTGGACCCGGTCGATGATGTCGTAGACGGTTGTGAATTCGGCGCGGGGTTCGCTCGCCTGGTCCTCGCGCAGGTCGGGCAGGTCATCCACGTTCATGCTCTGCTGAGACTGGTTCATCCAGGTGGAATCGTCGATGGGCTGGGCGCTTTGACCGGTCTGGTCGCTCGGGTCGGTCTGGTCGCCGCCGCGGAAGGCGAAGGTGCCTTCCGCCCGGTCGGGGCCGGTGCCCTCGCTTCCAAGCATGTCTGTATCCTCAACCATTTTCGGCTCTCTCCGTTTTCAATATGGTGGTCAGTTTTTGCACTACGCTGTCAGGCACCATGCCGTCGATGCTGCCGCCATGCCGGGCGACATCCTTGACGATGGTGCTGGAAATATGCTCCCGGAGCGGATCAGCAGGAAGGAAGAGGGTTTCCACACCCGCCAGATCGCGATTGACCAGGGCCATACCCAGTTCGGCCTCGTAGTCCCCGTTCTGCCGAAGCCCCTTGACGATGACCGAGGCGCCGACCTGCAGACAGTAGTCTGTAATCAGGCCCGTGGTCGAAGCCACCGTAATCTGCGGGTACCCGTCCGCGTCCAGGGCCTGGCGGATCATCTCCACCCGTTCCTGCTCGCCGAAGAGGGGGGTCTTGGCGGAATTGACGGCCACTACGACGTGGACGGTATCGAAGAAGGATGCACAACGCTCTATTACATCCAGGTGCCCTGAGGTGACTGGATCGTACGATCCGGGGCATACGGCTATAGTCATGCCTCCAGATTAGCGCCCCGGCTGGAACCGCCGGGATCCAGTGGCTTGCCGCAGGCCCGGCCTGCCTCTTCTCAGCCCTGGGATGGCACCTATTGTTGGGGTTCTTCCGAGCGGTTATCATGGTGATATGACTGCTTTTGAGACCTTATTGCATCCCTCTTCATCACTGAATGGTCCGGATCCCATCCTGGATCAGGACCCGGTCTCACCCCTCTCCGATCCGGACCAGGGTGCAGGCACAGCCGTTCTGGACAGGCCCGAGACCGAAACCCGGGAGGAGACCCAGCGTAGCGATCAGGGTGATGCCGACAGGTTCGCCCACTACGTATCCAAGGAGCGCATCGCCGAATCCAAGCTGACGGGCCGGCCGGTTGTCGCGCTCTGCGGCAAGGTCTGGGTTCCCAAGCATGACCCCTCCCAGTATCCCGTCTGCCCGGATTGCCGGCGCATCTACGAAGAGATGACCGGCGGCAGGAAGTAGGTCGATTCCGAAGTCCGTCAGCCGTCAGGCAAGAGGCGCGGGTCGTCTGTTCGGTGGTCAGTCTTTGGATATCAGGTCGATCTGGTCCAGTTCCTCCTGGGTGAAGGTCGTATTGGCGGTCGCCTTGAGGTTGTCCAGAAGCTGTTCGGGCTTGGAGGCCCCAATCAGCACCGTGGTCACGGCCGGGTCGCGCAGAAGCCAGGCCAGGGCCATCTCGGCCAGGGTCTGCCCGCGTTGACGGGCCAGGTCGTTCAACCTGCCGATCTGATCCAGGCGCCGGGGGGTCAATGCGGACTCGTGGAGGAATCGTCCGTCGGCCCTGATTCGGCTGTCTTCGGGAATGCCATGCAGATACCGGTCGGTCAGGAGGCCCTGGGCCAGGGGGCTGAAAGCGATGATGCCCTTGCCCAGCTCTTGCGAGGTCTCCCTGAGCCCGTTGTGCTCGATGGTCCGGTCGAATATGGAGTACCGGTTCTGGTTGATGATGAAGGGGACATGGAGTTCGTCCAGTATCGCGCTCGCCTGTCGCAGGGTGGGGCCGTCGTAGTTGGAGAGGCCCACATAGAGCGCCTTCCCGCTTGATACGGCCTGGGCCAGGGCCCCCATGGTCTCTTCCAAGGGGGTGTCGGGGTCGGGGCGGTGATGATAGAAGATATCGACGTAGTCCAGACCGAGACGTTCCAGGCTTTGGTCCAGGCTTGACAGGAGATACTTGCGCGACCCGAAATCCCCGTACGGACCGGGCCACATGAAGTATCCGGCCTTGGTCGAGATGACCAGCTCCTGGCGGTGGTGGGTGAAGTACCTCTTGAGAATCCTGCCGGTATTGCGCTCGGCTGCGCCGGGTTCGGGCCCATAGTTGTTGGCCAGGTCGAAGTGGGTGATGCCATGGTCAAAGGCCGTGAAGCAGAGGTCCCGCATCCGTTCGAAGGGGGTGCTGTCGCCGAAGTTGTGCCAGAACCCGAGTGATATGGGAGGCAACCTGAGGCCGCTGGACCCGCAATGAGGGTAGTCCATGGCCTGGTACCGGTCGGGTGATGGGATGTATGAACCGTCTTGGTATGGCATTGCAGATCCCTCCTATATCGTTTATATCGTTTCGATGGTGGTCGGCAGGATGGGTTCCCCCCGCATCAGGCTGAGGGCCCCGATGGGCAACTCGTCCAGGGCTCTGGCCCGGTGGTCCCTGGCCTTGAGCACGGCCTGACCGCCCTGGTACTCCTCGTTGATGGAGCCATGGTCCACGTAGGTGACCAGAAGGTCGCGCCAGTCCGGCTCGGGGTTGAATCCGGCGAGTGCCTCCTCGGTCCCGGATATGACGTGCTCCGCGTTGGCCAGGTTGTATTCGTATGACCGGTAGGCCAGCTTCCGTCCCGGAACCGAGGCCTTTCCGACGGACTTCTTGGCTACAGCCTGCATGGCTCCGGACGAGTTCTCCCGCTCGGTGAGCTTGTAGACCATGGCGCAGGTGGGGGATCCGGACCCGGTGACCAGCATGGTGCCCACCCCGTATGAGTCGACCGGTGCCGTCTGGAGGGAGGCTATGGCGTATTCGTCCAGGTCATTGGTGACGGTGATGGTGGCCTTGGTGGCCCCCAGGGCGTCCAGCTGGTGTCTGACCCTCTGGGCCAGGGAGCCCAGGTCGCCGGAGTCTATCCTGACCCCGCCCAGGTCGGGACCGGCCACCTCCACGGCCGTCCTTACCGCCTCGTCGATGGAGTAGGTGTCCGTCAGGAGGGTGGTGTTCCTGCCCAGGGCATTGATCTGCGCCACGAAGGCGTCGCGTTCCTTGTCGTGCAGCAGCGTGAATGAGTGGGCGGCCGTGCCGATGGCCTTGAATCCGTAGCGTTGGGCGGCCAGGAGGTTGGACGTGCCCTGGAAGCCTCCGACAACGGCGGCTCTGGCGGCGGCCACGGCAGCGCACTCGTTGGCCCTCCGGGCGCCCATGTCCATGCAAGGCCTTCCCTTGGCTGCCGAAACCATGCGGGAGGCTGCCGAAGCCACGGCCGAGTCATAGTTCAGGATGGAAAGGATGATGGTCTCCAGGAGGGTGCACTCGCCGAATCCTCCCTCGACTTGGAGAACGGGGGAGTCGGGGAAGAAAATCTCGCCCTCCCTGTACCCCCGGATGGTGCCGGTGAACCGGAAGTTCTCCAACCACTTGATGGTTGCGGGGCTTACGATCCTCCGGTCGGAGAGGAACCGGAGTTCTTCCTCGGTGGGGCGGAAGTGCTCGATGGCATCCAGGATTCTTCCCGTGCCCGCAACCACCCCGTAGCGCCGCCCCTCGGGGAGGTGGCGGGTATAGACCTCGAAGACCGACCGACGGTTGGCCGTGCCGTCCTGGAGGGCGGCGTCCAGCATTGTGTACTCGTACATGTCGGTCATCAGGGCCGTGGATGTCCGGTCGGATTCGTTCATATCATCCTCGTTTTGCGGTTCCGGTGCTTGCTGTGTTGCCCCATAGTCTAGTCCCCTCATTGCTCATGTCGGGGTAGGGGAGGCGGACGTTTCGTCCTCCGGTACGACCGCCGGGATATGCTGGTCCCCATGAGATACCTTGTAGCTGTCTATCGGTTCCTTATTGCCTTCTTCTGCCTGGCGGGCACCCATGAGGCCTGGCTTCTGGGCATCGGAAACCATTGGGTCTACTTTA includes the following:
- a CDS encoding cell division protein; the encoded protein is MVEDTDMLGSEGTGPDRAEGTFAFRGGDQTDPSDQTGQSAQPIDDSTWMNQSQQSMNVDDLPDLREDQASEPRAEFTTVYDIIDRVQIMLDEAKAPLLTPGMVKVDREELVNDLNELKKMLPVQLERASALMREAERRLNSAQTQANATISAAQSRSSEIIKEAGEQAQFLAGQENVVAIAQQKAQVIIDQAQAQADKLVQGANGYASQVMQELGTQLDRVSQDVRVGLEVLHEREQDAARTMGGNPDQQ
- the coaD gene encoding pantetheine-phosphate adenylyltransferase, with the translated sequence MTIAVCPGSYDPVTSGHLDVIERCASFFDTVHVVVAVNSAKTPLFGEQERVEMIRQALDADGYPQITVASTTGLITDYCLQVGASVIVKGLRQNGDYEAELGMALVNRDLAGVETLFLPADPLREHISSTIVKDVARHGGSIDGMVPDSVVQKLTTILKTERAENG
- a CDS encoding DUF3039 domain-containing protein, with amino-acid sequence MTAFETLLHPSSSLNGPDPILDQDPVSPLSDPDQGAGTAVLDRPETETREETQRSDQGDADRFAHYVSKERIAESKLTGRPVVALCGKVWVPKHDPSQYPVCPDCRRIYEEMTGGRK
- a CDS encoding aldo/keto reductase, which translates into the protein MPYQDGSYIPSPDRYQAMDYPHCGSSGLRLPPISLGFWHNFGDSTPFERMRDLCFTAFDHGITHFDLANNYGPEPGAAERNTGRILKRYFTHHRQELVISTKAGYFMWPGPYGDFGSRKYLLSSLDQSLERLGLDYVDIFYHHRPDPDTPLEETMGALAQAVSSGKALYVGLSNYDGPTLRQASAILDELHVPFIINQNRYSIFDRTIEHNGLRETSQELGKGIIAFSPLAQGLLTDRYLHGIPEDSRIRADGRFLHESALTPRRLDQIGRLNDLARQRGQTLAEMALAWLLRDPAVTTVLIGASKPEQLLDNLKATANTTFTQEELDQIDLISKD
- a CDS encoding nicotinate phosphoribosyltransferase → MNESDRTSTALMTDMYEYTMLDAALQDGTANRRSVFEVYTRHLPEGRRYGVVAGTGRILDAIEHFRPTEEELRFLSDRRIVSPATIKWLENFRFTGTIRGYREGEIFFPDSPVLQVEGGFGECTLLETIILSILNYDSAVASAASRMVSAAKGRPCMDMGARRANECAAVAAARAAVVGGFQGTSNLLAAQRYGFKAIGTAAHSFTLLHDKERDAFVAQINALGRNTTLLTDTYSIDEAVRTAVEVAGPDLGGVRIDSGDLGSLAQRVRHQLDALGATKATITVTNDLDEYAIASLQTAPVDSYGVGTMLVTGSGSPTCAMVYKLTERENSSGAMQAVAKKSVGKASVPGRKLAYRSYEYNLANAEHVISGTEEALAGFNPEPDWRDLLVTYVDHGSINEEYQGGQAVLKARDHRARALDELPIGALSLMRGEPILPTTIETI